Proteins found in one Triticum urartu cultivar G1812 chromosome 4, Tu2.1, whole genome shotgun sequence genomic segment:
- the LOC125553516 gene encoding protein JINGUBANG-like translates to MGNHQKLLHFLRPDPAAVAACSPRSFSSSSASVSDDDGYSCSSYPTTDGDASPSRYGGSSTPPTPRSPWAHLPGLGAGGDVAEPGATGLIASLVKEDGHVYSLAATGDVLYTGTDSRNVRVWRDQRELAGFRTASGLVKAIVVAGDRRIFTGHQDGKVRVWRADADNPAVHRQVGSLPKLKDYLKSAVNPTSYVETQRRGRQRAVWLRHCDAVSSLSLDEGAGLLYSASWDRTFKVWRVSDSKCLESVSAHDDAVNTVAAAGFDSVVFTGSADGTVKVWRREMAAKGDATRHVLEKVLRKGEGAVTAIDVSPEDRVVYVGSSDGLVTYWHWVDGEARYGGVLKGHKMAVMCLAVAGNVVVSGSADRTLCVWRRDGAEHVGLAVLAGHTGPVKCVAMDEEAAAAGSGGDRRFVVYSGSLDGSVKVWRLSDAEAETATTVRVTERTAAAAPAQPSQVWRGQPAPSPYAEAWAPCQTPELKRVRVAAA, encoded by the coding sequence ATGGGTAACCACCAGAAGCTACTCCACTTCCTCCGGCCGGACCCGGCCGCGGTGGCCGCCTGCTCGCCGAggtccttctcctcctcctccgcaTCCGTGTCGGACGATGACGGGTACAGCTGCTCGTCCTACCCCACCACGGACGGGGACGCCTCGCCGTCCCGCTACGGCGGCTCCTCCACCCCGCCCACGCCCAGGTCGCCGTGGGCGCACCTCCCGGGCCTCGGCGCCGGGGGTGATGTTGCCGAACCGGGGGCCACGGGCCTCATCGCGTCGCTGGTCAAGGAGGACGGCCACGTCTACTCGCTGGCGGCGACCGGGGACGTTCTTTACACCGGAACCGACTCCCGGAACGTGCGCGTGTGGCGGGACCAGCGCGAGCTCGCCGGGTTCAGGACCGCCAGCGGCCTCGTCAAGGCCATCGTCGTGGCGGGCGACCGGCGCATCTTCACCGGCCATCAGGACGGCAAGGTGCGCGTGTGGCGCGCCGACGCGGACAACCCCGCCGTGCACCGCCAGGTGGGGTCGCTCCCGAAGCTCAAGGACTACCTCAAGAGCGCCGTCAACCCCACCAGCTACGTCGAGACGCAGCGCCGGGGGCGCCAGCGCGCGGTGTGGCTTCGGCACTGCGACGCCGTGTCCTCCCTCAGCCTCGACGAGGGCGCCGGGCTGCTCTACTCGGCCTCGTGGGACAGGACCTTCAAGGTGTGGCGCGTGTCCGACTCCAAGTGCCTCGAGTCCGTCAGCGCGCACGACGACGCCGTCAACACCGTGGCCGCCGCCGGGTTCGACAGCGTCGTGTTCACCGGGTCGGCCGACGGCACCGTCAAGGTGTGGCGGCGGGAGATGGCCGCGAAGGGCGACGCGACGAGGCATGTCCTGGAGAAGGTGCTGAGGAAGGGCGAGGGCGCGGTCACCGCCATCGACGTGTCGCCCGAGGACCGCGTCGTGTACGTGGGCTCGTCGGACGGGCTGGTCACCTACTGGCACTGGGTCGACGGCGAGGCGAGATATGGTGGTGTGCTCAAGGGCCACAAGATGGCGGTGATGTGCCTGGCGGTGGCCGGCAACGTCGTCGTGAGCGGCTCGGCCGACCGGACCCTCTGCGTGTGGCGTCGCGACGGGGCAGAGCACGTGGGTCTCGCCGTTCTGGCCGGACACACCGGGCCCGTGAAGTGCGTCGCCATGGACGAGGAGGCCGCGGCCGCCGGTTCGGGCGGTGATCGGCGGTTCGTGGTGTACAGCGGAAGCCTGGACGGGTCGGTCAAGGTGTGGCGCCTGTCGGACGCGGAAGCAGAGACGGCCACGACAGTGCGGGTGACGGAGCgcacagcagcagcagcaccgGCGCAGCCGTCGCAGGTGTGGAGAGGCCAGCCGGCCCCGTCGCCGTACGCGGAAGCGTGGGCGCCGTGCCAGACGCCGGAGCTGAAGCGCGTGCGCGTGGCAGCTGCGTGA